From Mycteria americana isolate JAX WOST 10 ecotype Jacksonville Zoo and Gardens chromosome 4, USCA_MyAme_1.0, whole genome shotgun sequence, one genomic window encodes:
- the TMEM156 gene encoding transmembrane protein 156 — MCLLLRKSELFRLALGIITMFILCLPEFFKIHEANTVIVSCVDTCSSNNTTFPLCTFNNSCKRSLQQRGNQTILLEAIVNHSNFQNIPCICQSSEREQQSHTKHTECESKRDMNVDHQGSGSVAKKTKGSLEVEAKDVIYFCKYFNFTTVSEKEEIKYNTYYLLEIHINNSIVGGRNAAEEYLNHSCLVAMMEDQNDCINISLQLKSDVEYPMCMMKIIWLTMIPVVFVFTISIVIYKIVQENEHNSDCKHRVAAFSTILRRKSSRCARRTISATKIHPFPVKTSKQQIPLTAQTTNILPIVPQQEHCHVGASTVEDLAI; from the exons ATGTGCTTGCTTTTGAGAAAATCAGAACTCTTCAGATTAGCACTAGGAATAATTACcatgtttattttatgtttacCTGAATTTTTCAAAATCCATGAAG ctaacACTGTAATTGTGTCATGTGTGGATACCTGTTCATCAAATAACACCACTTTTCCACTTTGTACTTTTAACAACTCTTGCAAAAGATCACTGCAACAAAGAGGAAACCAGACTATTTTACTGGAGGCTATTGTGAACCATTCCAATTTCCAAAATATTCCATGTATTTGCCAGTCCTCTGAGAGGGAACAACAGTCCCATACTAAACACACAGAGTGTGAATCCAAGAGAGATATGAATGTTGATCATCAAGGATCAGGGTCAGTAGCTAAAAAAA CAAAAGGCTCACTTGAAGTGGAAGCAaaagatgttatttatttttgtaaatattttaatttcactaCGGTTTCCgagaaagaagaaatcaagtATAATACTTACTACCTGCTGGAAATCCACATCAACAATTCTATAGTTGGAGGaagaaatgcagctgaagaaTACCTAAATCATTCCTGTCTAGTAGCCATGATGGAAGACCAAAAtgactgtataaatatttcacTGCAACTGAAGTCTGACGTGGAAT ATCCAATGTGTATGATGAAGATCATTTGGCTCACTATGATTCCAGTAGTTTTTGTGTTTACTATTTCAATCGTCATCTACAAAATAGTCCAAGAAAATGAGCACAACT cagattgTAAACACAGAGTAGCAGCATTTTCTACTATTCTAAGAAGAAAGAGTTCTAGATGTGCAAGAAGAACCATATCTGCTACTAAAATTCATCCTTTTCCTG tgaaaaccagcaaacaaCAGATTCCACTTACTGCACAGACCACAAACATACTGCCCATAGTTCCTCAACAAGAGCATTGTCATGTGGGTGCATCAACTGTGGAAG